The following nucleotide sequence is from Pristiophorus japonicus isolate sPriJap1 unplaced genomic scaffold, sPriJap1.hap1 HAP1_SCAFFOLD_1135, whole genome shotgun sequence.
CCCGTCTTTTACTGAGGGGGGGAGCGGGGTCTGAGGGGGGAGCGGGGCCCGGGGTCTGAGGGGGATGCGGGGCCcggggactgaggggggagcggggcCTGGGGTCTGAGCGGGGAGCGGGTGATTGAGGGCTGTGTTGGATTGGATAATCGTGGGTTATATAAAGACGTTTGACCCAGGGCTATTTCTCCATTCTCCAGTTCCCAAGCAGCTGTCCTTTCGTTACAGGTCCAGGGAAGGGGGCAAGTCACGGAACCAAGGGACCGTCGAAAGCAGACACTGAATGCAAACCTTCAAAGGGGAAACGTATAACGCCAGGTATCGATCGGCTTGTGGTAGGAACCATCTAATCAGACTCTTCCAGGGTCCATAGCCAGAAATGTTCAGCCCCTGACATAATCCTCAAATTGGATCTCCCAAATATCCTGCTTTATAAACTGACTTCTGAACGGTGAGGGGGGTGGGGCGCGGGGGCCGAGGGCCGAGGGGAAGGGACTGAGGGGGGCAGGCGTGGGGACTGAGGGGTGCTGAGCCCCAAGTTCACAGAGAAGGCCAATCCTACCATCACCCGCGAACCCCCTCCACTTTACTGTGTATCTACTGCCTCTCGGGGGTCAGATAACACGTCGGGAGGGTGGCCTCATTTATTGCCCCCTCTCTCGTTGCCCTCATTTATTGCCCCCTCTCTCGTTGCCCTCATTTATTGCCCCCTCACTCGTTGCCCTCATTTATTGCCCCCTCTCTCGTTGCCCTCATTTATTGCCCCCTCTCTCGTTGCCCTCATTTATTGCCCCCTCTCtcgttgccctcatttatttccccctctctcgttgccctcatttattgccccctctctcgttgccctcatttattgccccctctctcgttgccctcatttattgccccctctctcgttgccctcatttattgccccctctctcgttgccctcatttattgccccctctctcgttgccctcatttattgccctctctctctctcgttgcccTCATTTATTGCCCCCTCTCTCGTTGCCCTCTGAAGGGCGAGGTGTGGTGCTAACTTCTCGATCCACAGTGCGAGGGGAgaacacaggagcaggagtcggccattcggcccctcgagcctgctccgccattcaataagatcatggctgatcttcgacctcaacaccactttcctgcccgctccccatatccctcgattcccataatatccaaaaatctatccatctcggccttgaatatgctcaacgactgagcctccacagccctctggggcagaggattctaaagattcacaaccctctgagtgaagaaattcctcctcatctcctaaatggccgaccccttatcctgagactgtgtgaccccctggttctagactccccagcccgggggggaaacaccctccctgcatctacccggtcaatccctgtcagaattgtgtctgtttcaatgcgatcttctaaactccagagaatatcggcctagtccactcaatctctcctcataggacaatcccccccatcccaggaatcagtctggtgaaccttcgctgcactccctctgtgacaagtgtatccttcctgaggtaaggagacccacactgtgcacaatactccaggtgtggtctcaccagggcccgatataattgcagtaagacctctttactcttatactcaaatcctcctgtaataaaggccaacataccatttgttttcttcattgcttgctgtacctgcaggttcactttcagtgatttgtgtacaaggacccccaggtccctctaaacaccaacatttcccaatctctcaccatttaaatactttgcttttctatttttcctaccagaactccacatttctccacattatattccatctgccatgtcctggcccactcacttaccctgtcgatTTCCCCCTTGGAGCCTctctgcattctcctcacaacttacattcccacccagctttgtgtcgtcagcagacgtggatatattacatttggttcccctcATCCAAGGGTTAGTGAAGGCAGGGATTGGGCTCGACCATCGATGCCTGGTCCAGCTCCCACAGGAGAAGGCCCTCGGTTGGGACTGGTTCTCTGAATCCCTCCCCTACACGTGGTGGGAGGGGGTGGTATttctgcctctcactctgcccggGGGGGTTTGGGAGTTGCGGATGAATACATGCCCTCTCCGTGTTCCAGGGGTGCTACGGTTGACAGACGAGCAGTGCGAGAAGGTCAGGGCCGATGTCCAAGTGATGTACGTCGGCACAAACAAACTGGACACCCCCGAGAAACAGGCGGCCTACCTCCGGCAGGTGAGGGGTTTATTCTCCATTCATTCTCGGGGTGTTGGGCATCACTGGGCAAAGCTGGCatagactgaccatccccagttaaccatcattagttggcatagactgaccatccccagttaacCATCATTAGTTGGCATAGACTGACCATTCCTAGTTACACATCattagttggcattgactgaccatccccagttaaccatcattagttggcattgactgaccattCCCAGTTGGGAttcccctggtgtgtgtgtgtgtgggaggggattcccctggtgtgtgtgtgtgtgggggggaggggattcccctggtgtgtgtgtgtgtgggggggaggggattcccctggtgtgtgtggggggggggaaatcccctggtgttggggggagggggaattccCCTggtgttgggaggggaggggaatcccctggtgttgggggggagggggaatcccctggtgttggggggagggggaatcccctggtgttgggggggagggggaatcccctggtgttggggggaggggaatcccctggtgttggggggaggggaatcccctggtgttgggggagggggaatcccctggtgttggggggagggggaatcccctggtgttggggggagggggaattccctggtgttggggggagggggaatcccctggtgttggggaggagggggaatTCCCTGGTGTGTGTGGCTCGGTGATGTTCCCTGCGAGCCCCCCCCCCCGGTGAGGTGCGGTATAACTGTGAACCCTCTCTATGGTACCCGACCCCTCACTGTCTGATTCCCGTCCGTCCCCAGGTACAAGACATGCTGAGAGACCACCTGCCCTGCAAGAAACTCCCGCTGAAGGTTAACGGCGTAAAGGTGGCGAAACGTAGGAGGAAGAAACGCAAATCACCCAAAGGATCAAAGATTGTCAGCGGGGGGGTGTGAAGGGGTGTGTGGGGGAATGGGGAcagggtttgtgagtgtgtgtgtggacagtttgtgagtgtgtgtgtggacagtttgtgagtgtgtgtgtggacagtttgtgagtgtgtgtgtggacagtttgtgagtgtgtgtgtggacagtttgtgagtgtgtgtggggacagtttgtgagtgtgtgtggggacagtttgtgagtgtgtg
It contains:
- the LOC139241836 gene encoding mucin-5AC-like; this encodes SETATTREQSTQESTDRSSTIPAGSSASDPETSPTQGPEEQSTREPTDHPSTIPAGSAASGPGKGASHGTKGPSKADTECKPSKGKRITPGVLRLTDEQCEKVRADVQVMYVGTNKLDTPEKQAAYLRQVQDMLRDHLPCKKLPLKVNGVKVAKRRRKKRKSPKGSKIVSGGV